One region of Sylvia atricapilla isolate bSylAtr1 chromosome Z, bSylAtr1.pri, whole genome shotgun sequence genomic DNA includes:
- the TOMM5 gene encoding mitochondrial import receptor subunit TOM5 homolog, with product MFRIEGLGPKMDPEELRRKMRRDVLSSVRNFLIYVALLRITPFILKKLDSI from the exons ATGTTCCGCATCGAGGGGCTGGGGCCCAAGATGGACCCGGAGGAGCTCAGGCGGAAGATGCGCCGCGACGTCCTCTCCTCCGTCCGCAACTTCCTCATCTACGTCGCGTTGCTGCGGATCA ctcccTTCATCCTGAAGAAGCTGGACAGTATATGA
- the EMC4 gene encoding ER membrane protein complex subunit 4: MAAAAAVRSRRFKWSLDLGAAPGARPRGAAEGRGPLGFADRQLGEGGVHESDKILMEKRCWDVALAPLKQIPMNLFIMYMAGNTISIFPAMMVCMMGWRPLQALMSLSATLKALESSSRRALQGLVFLVGNGLGLALALYKCQAMGLLPTRPSDWLAFVTPPQRMEFTGGGLIL, encoded by the exons atggcggcggcagcggcggtCCGGAGCCGCCGGTTCAAGTGGTCGCTGGACCTGGGGGCGGCGCCGGGGGCACG gccccgcggagccgccgaGGGCCGCGGCCCGCTCGGGTTTGCTGACCGACAGCTGGGAGAGGGCGGCGTCCACGAGAGCGACAAGATCCTCATGGAGAAG CGCTGCTGGGACGTGGCTCTGGCGCCGCTGAAGCAGATCCCCATGAACCTGTTCATCATGTACATGGCCGGCAACACCATCTCCATCTTCCCAGCCATGATGGTCTGCATGATGGGCTGGCGCCCGCTGCAGGCCCTCATGTCTCTGTCTGCCA CACTGAAGGCCCTGGAGAGCTCAAGCCGGCGGGCACTGCAGGGTCTTGTGTTCCTGGTGGGCaatgggctggggctggcactggccCTCTACAAGTGCCAGGCCATGGGCCTGCTGCCCACCCGTCCTTCCGACTGGCTGGCCTTTGTCACCCCGCCCCAG CGAATGGAATTCACTGGAGGGGGCCTGATCTTGTGA
- the EXOSC5 gene encoding exosome complex component RRP46, with protein MAVELDNGQCRLRPFSCELGLLSRPDGSATFLQGDTSVLAGLYGPAEAKVSKELPDRAALEVLLRPKVGLPGVLERSREQLLRQTCEAVILGVLHPRTAISLVLQVLSDAGSLLSCCLNAACMALLDAGLPLNALFCGVTCALQPDGTILLDPTARQEQEARAILTFAIASNERKVLMTTTKGSCSVEEMQQCLAAAQRAATTIFQFYRDSVRRRYSKS; from the exons ATGGCGGTGGAGCTGGATAATGGGCAGTGCCGGCTGCGGCCCTTCTCCTGcgagctggggctgctctctcGGCCCGACGGCTCAGCCACCTTCCTGCAGG GTGACACCTCCGTGCTGGCCGGGCTGTATGGCCCCGCAGAGGCCAAAGTCAGCAAGGAGCTGCCAGACCGGGCAGCACTGGAAGTGCTGCTGCGCCCCAAGGTGGGGCTGCCAG GTGTGCTGGAGCGCAGCCGGGAGCAGCTGCTGCGCCAGACATGTGAGGCTGTGATCCTGGGGGTGCTGCACCCCCGCACTGCCAtctccctggtgctgcaggtgtTGAGCGACGCTGGCTCT ctgctgtcctgctgcctgaaTGCTGCCTGCATGGCGCTGCTGGATGCGGGGCTGCCTCTCAACGCCCTCTTCTGTGGTGTCACCTGTGCACTACAGCCTGATGGCACCATCTTGCTGGACCCCACGGCCCGCCAGGAGCAG GAGGCCCGTGCCATCCTCACCTTTGCCATCGCCAGCAACGAGAGGAAGGTGCTGATGACCACCACCaagggcagctgctctgtggaggAG atgcagcagtgcctggctgcagcccagcgCGCTGCCACCACCATCTTCCAGTTCTACCGTGACTCTGTGCGTCGCCGCTACTCCAAGTCCTGA
- the LOC136374414 gene encoding uncharacterized protein, protein MGTLLSLYLHSAPPSVSKATQTERNCPVCRSVQSDTAAVPCGHQCCLGCLLRHTATSPTCPLCASPMLSARFSVQGRNDFLQCILSSPGAPLGPASWARRALFRLVYTQPSDPQAAPAPAEPACGRPEAAEQLPADLWAELLHGHEHLLDPVRPWLRQSLDAIYGPQWWEARQVESIALSTLCICGPDRDGLTHMLQGYLGDYTQALIRGLIHVTLHRCRDPWLQRRSQAAPEEEDEGLGASAGPSWPGGTASPGLAANPAWPSLGDQPSEPEAPRPESPGRPPAAPAPAGQNQPWARRTAPIHPRPLKSRRRKPRRK, encoded by the exons ATGGGGACCCTCCTGTCCTTGTATCTCCACTCGGCCCCGCCGAGCGTCAGCAAGGCCACGCAGACGGAGCGGAACTGCCCTGTGTGCCGCAGCGTGCAGAGCGACACGGCCGCGGTGCCCTGCGGCCACCAGTGCTGCCTGGGCTGCCTGCTGCGCCACACTGCCACCAGCCCAACGTGCCCGCTGTGCGCCAGCCCCATGCTCAGCGCCCGCTTCTCCGTGCAGGGCCGGAACGACTTCCTGCAGTGCATCCTGAGCTCGCCCGGAGCGCCGCTGGGGCCCGCCAGCTGGGCGCGGAGGGCTCTGTTCCGCCTGGTCTACACCCAGCCCTCCGACCCGCAGGCAGCGCCGGCCCCGGCTGAGCCAGCGTGCGGGCGCCCAGAGGCCGCGGAGCAATTGCCGGCCGacctgtgggcagagctgctgcacgGCCACGAGCATCTGCTGGACCCCGTGCGGCCCTGGCTGCGGCAGAGCCTGGACGCGATCTACGGCCCGCAGTGGTGGGAGGCCCGGCAGGTGGAGAGCATCGCGCTGTCCACGCTGTGCATCTGCGGCCCAGACAGGGACGGGCTGACCCACATGCTGCAGGGCTACCTCGGGGACTACACCCAGGCGCTGATCCGCGGCCTGATCCACGTCACCCTACACCGCTGCAGGGACCCCTGGCTGCAGCGACGCTCCCAGGCGGCCCCcgaggaggaggacgagggCCTCGGGGCCAGCGCCGGCCCCTCCTGGCCGGGCGGGACCGCCTCCCCCGGCTTGGCTGCGAACCCCGCATGGCCCAGCCTGGGCGACCAGCCCAGCGAGCCAGAAGCCCCCCGCCCCGAGAGTCCCGGCCGCCCGCCGGCCGCGCCCGCCCCCGCGGGGCAGAACCAGCCCTGGGCc AGGAGGACGGCCCCCATACACCCGCGCCCTTTGAAGTCCAGAAGGAGGAAACCcaggaggaaataa